Proteins from a genomic interval of bacterium:
- a CDS encoding DUF1318 domain-containing protein, translating to MGAAVKTLIPLLAFCLLGSLGCVQAQFNVELVDAKTMLENQVLGSYAELGEDVWMVSNVRATGEPIYGYEPMIPEGELDPEKAAALTALLDTLYTADEMTRLKAAGLVGETAGGYLAVTPAGEGDPYAEEIVGSENNNRGLVYDRLAVTTPELARLPDPRAEVESIFARYYREKLTPGMYYLDEAGNWLQL from the coding sequence ATGGGCGCCGCCGTAAAAACTCTGATTCCGCTTCTCGCGTTCTGCCTGCTCGGCTCCCTGGGCTGCGTGCAGGCTCAGTTCAACGTCGAGCTGGTGGACGCCAAGACGATGCTTGAAAACCAGGTTCTGGGCAGCTACGCCGAGTTGGGGGAGGACGTGTGGATGGTCTCCAACGTCCGGGCGACCGGAGAGCCCATCTACGGTTACGAGCCAATGATCCCCGAGGGCGAGCTGGACCCGGAGAAGGCCGCCGCCCTGACCGCGCTCCTGGACACGCTCTACACCGCCGATGAGATGACCCGCCTGAAGGCGGCCGGGCTCGTCGGGGAGACCGCGGGTGGCTATCTGGCGGTGACCCCCGCCGGCGAGGGGGACCCCTACGCCGAGGAGATTGTCGGTAGCGAGAACAACAACCGGGGCCTCGTGTACGACCGGCTGGCGGTCACCACGCCGGAGCTGGCCCGTTTACCCGATCCCCGGGCCGAGGTGGAGAGCATCTTCGCCCGGTATTATCGGGAGAAACTCACCCCGGGGATGTACTATCTCGACGAAGCGGGCAACTGGCTGCAGCTCTGA
- a CDS encoding cupredoxin domain-containing protein, with amino-acid sequence MRRGLLAFGILALALAALAEVHEISIGDNFFNPDIVTISPGDRVRWINDGTYTHRTKSLEGLWDSGFMNPGETYTRTFNSGGSFEYNDPQYPNATGTIIVYSIGVEPTSWGRILSLYR; translated from the coding sequence ATGAGAAGAGGATTGCTCGCATTCGGCATCCTCGCCCTGGCGCTGGCGGCTCTGGCGGAGGTCCACGAGATCAGCATCGGCGACAATTTCTTCAATCCCGATATCGTCACCATCTCACCCGGAGACCGCGTCCGCTGGATCAACGACGGTACATACACGCACCGAACAAAATCCCTGGAAGGGTTGTGGGACTCGGGATTCATGAATCCCGGGGAGACGTACACCCGCACATTCAACAGCGGCGGCTCCTTCGAATACAACGATCCACAATACCCTAACGCCACCGGGACCATCATCGTCTATTCCATCGGTGTGGAACCGACCAGTTGGGGCCGAATCCTCAGCCTGTACCGCTAG
- a CDS encoding DUF1858 domain-containing protein, whose product MPIGGPLTEKITKDMIIEDVVRKYPNTIPVFMAHGLHCIGCHIANYETIEQGALGHGLDDVSDLIKDLNETVANADGN is encoded by the coding sequence ATGCCAATCGGAGGACCATTGACCGAGAAAATCACCAAGGACATGATCATCGAGGACGTCGTCCGGAAGTACCCGAACACCATCCCCGTCTTCATGGCCCACGGCCTGCACTGCATCGGCTGCCACATCGCCAACTACGAGACCATCGAGCAGGGCGCCCTGGGCCACGGCTTGGACGACGTCTCGGACCTCATCAAGGACCTGAACGAGACCGTCGCGAACGCGGACGGCAACTGA
- a CDS encoding RidA family protein has product MQRRTVATDDAPKAVGPYSQAVVAGGFVFTAGQIPLNPSTGELEQGDIEAATRRVLMNLDAVLRAAGSSLDRAVKLTVFMTDLGLFSRMNALYAGFFKGDPPARSAVQVGALPKGAVIEIEAVALLED; this is encoded by the coding sequence ATGCAGCGCCGCACCGTGGCCACCGACGATGCCCCGAAAGCGGTGGGCCCTTACAGCCAGGCGGTCGTCGCCGGCGGTTTCGTCTTCACGGCGGGCCAGATTCCTCTCAACCCTTCCACGGGCGAGCTCGAGCAGGGCGACATCGAGGCGGCCACCCGGCGCGTCCTGATGAACCTGGACGCGGTTCTGCGCGCCGCCGGAAGCTCCCTCGACCGGGCGGTCAAGCTCACCGTCTTCATGACCGACCTGGGGCTTTTTTCCAGGATGAACGCCCTGTACGCCGGGTTTTTTAAAGGGGATCCCCCGGCGCGCTCGGCGGTCCAGGTCGGGGCCCTCCCCAAGGGGGCCGTCATCGAGATCGAGGCCGTGGCGCTCCTCGAGGATTGA
- the glmM gene encoding phosphoglucosamine mutase yields the protein MFFRFSVSGARGIVGDGLDPKLALELSAAFSGIIPAGPVVLGRDSRTSGPALRWAVIAALTGCGREVVDLGVCPTPTVQLAVEWLRAAGGIIITASHNPAAWNGLKFVGARGTFISPEELAGLKKSHSDGEYGWVSHDRIGSVSERKDLVARHVDEVVKLVDLKRIKKADLNVVADCCHGAGGTVIPSLLEKLGVRFRCLGAETDGLFPRDPEPVPENLAELSRAVVESRADLGLAYDADVDRLALVGTDGEPIGEERTLQLACWALLDRGERGDLATNVSTSRGLDDVAARFGVKVHRTPVGEVNVVGTIVEKNCLAGGEGNGGVIYPRLHLGRDALVATALVIELLARSGKGIPGLVEELPVYVILKRKAPLPVESELRRVYDRLREAYPDAAFSELDGLRLDWGDRWLHLRPSGTEPIVRIFAEAQDEETARGLVDGARAVLEAGDGG from the coding sequence TTGTTTTTCCGGTTTTCCGTATCCGGGGCGCGGGGGATAGTGGGCGACGGCCTGGATCCCAAGCTGGCTCTCGAGCTCAGTGCCGCCTTCTCGGGGATTATACCGGCGGGTCCGGTGGTCCTCGGTCGCGACAGCCGAACCTCGGGACCGGCGCTCCGATGGGCGGTCATCGCCGCCTTGACCGGCTGCGGTCGGGAGGTGGTGGACCTGGGCGTCTGTCCCACGCCCACCGTGCAGCTCGCCGTGGAATGGCTGCGGGCGGCCGGCGGGATTATCATCACCGCCAGCCACAACCCCGCCGCCTGGAACGGCCTGAAATTCGTCGGCGCGAGGGGAACCTTCATCTCGCCCGAGGAGCTCGCAGGGCTGAAGAAAAGCCACTCCGACGGGGAGTACGGCTGGGTGTCCCACGACCGAATCGGGTCCGTCTCCGAGAGAAAAGACCTCGTCGCCCGCCACGTGGACGAGGTGGTCAAGCTCGTGGACCTGAAACGGATAAAAAAAGCCGATCTGAACGTGGTGGCCGACTGCTGCCACGGGGCCGGCGGCACGGTCATCCCTTCCCTTCTGGAGAAACTGGGGGTGCGGTTCCGCTGCCTCGGCGCCGAGACCGACGGGCTGTTCCCCCGCGACCCGGAGCCGGTGCCCGAGAACCTCGCCGAGCTTTCCCGGGCCGTGGTCGAATCGAGGGCCGACCTGGGGCTGGCCTATGACGCCGATGTTGACCGCCTGGCTCTGGTGGGAACCGACGGTGAGCCAATCGGTGAGGAGCGGACGCTGCAGTTGGCCTGCTGGGCCCTCTTGGACCGGGGCGAGCGGGGCGACCTGGCGACCAACGTTTCGACCAGTCGGGGGCTGGACGACGTGGCCGCCCGCTTCGGGGTGAAGGTCCACCGCACCCCCGTGGGCGAGGTGAACGTGGTCGGGACCATCGTCGAAAAGAACTGTCTCGCGGGTGGGGAGGGCAACGGCGGCGTCATCTACCCCCGTCTGCACCTGGGGCGCGACGCCCTGGTCGCCACGGCGCTCGTCATCGAGCTTCTGGCCCGGTCGGGCAAGGGGATTCCGGGTCTCGTCGAGGAGCTCCCCGTGTACGTTATACTCAAGCGGAAGGCCCCGCTGCCCGTGGAAAGCGAGCTGCGGCGGGTTTACGACCGCCTCCGGGAAGCCTATCCGGACGCGGCTTTTTCGGAGCTGGACGGGCTCCGGCTGGACTGGGGGGACCGCTGGCTCCATCTGCGGCCCTCGGGAACCGAGCCCATCGTGCGCATCTTCGCCGAGGCGCAGGACGAGGAAACGGCCCGCGGTCTCGTGGACGGGGCCCGCGCGGTTCTGGAGGCCGGGGATGGAGGATAG
- the holA gene encoding DNA polymerase III subunit delta yields MNLTRWHSVLGKEPPAVTLIAGPEAGLRRRALAALRDALGAGADLERYGTDVTPGELADAVQTLPLFGAARLAVVEGDALPAELTDTVLKLLPGIRPPNHLAVVLERLDRRSRLSKELQDSTVECEPLKEADLRKAALHFLDERGVKATPQALERILAVAGGLDALENTCESLSLLVEKGGTLTGEQVTQAVGTAPGFDPFKLCDLATAGRESEACLMAARSLSDPAEMPRLVGLLARHYRILQLIRFHSRRDLRADELARLAGVSPYFLDGYRRAAGRHTPRELWEAQSALLNFDTAVKRGLPAIETAFLELIHALASKGRGGWPDFLGELPGA; encoded by the coding sequence GTGAATCTCACCCGTTGGCACAGTGTTTTGGGAAAAGAGCCGCCCGCCGTGACCCTCATCGCCGGTCCGGAGGCTGGTCTGCGTAGGAGGGCCCTGGCCGCGTTGCGCGACGCCCTGGGCGCAGGGGCCGACCTGGAGCGGTACGGCACCGACGTGACGCCCGGCGAGCTCGCCGACGCCGTCCAGACGCTGCCCCTTTTCGGCGCCGCCCGCCTCGCCGTCGTCGAGGGGGACGCCCTCCCGGCGGAGCTTACGGATACGGTGCTCAAACTTCTCCCCGGAATCAGACCGCCCAACCACCTGGCGGTGGTGCTGGAACGGCTGGACCGGCGCTCCCGCCTATCGAAGGAGTTGCAGGACTCCACCGTCGAGTGCGAGCCGTTGAAAGAGGCCGACCTGCGCAAGGCCGCCCTCCACTTCCTCGACGAGCGCGGGGTCAAGGCCACCCCCCAGGCGCTGGAGCGAATACTGGCCGTCGCCGGGGGCCTGGACGCCCTGGAAAATACCTGCGAGAGCCTGTCCCTGCTCGTGGAGAAGGGGGGCACCCTCACCGGGGAGCAGGTAACCCAGGCGGTCGGCACGGCGCCGGGTTTCGATCCCTTCAAGCTGTGCGACCTCGCCACCGCGGGTCGGGAGTCGGAGGCCTGCCTCATGGCCGCCCGGTCCCTGTCCGACCCGGCCGAGATGCCCCGCCTCGTCGGCCTCCTGGCACGGCACTACCGGATTCTACAACTCATCCGGTTCCACTCGCGGCGCGACCTTAGAGCAGACGAACTGGCGCGGCTCGCGGGGGTGAGCCCCTACTTCCTCGACGGCTACCGGCGGGCGGCCGGACGGCACACGCCCCGGGAGCTTTGGGAGGCGCAGTCGGCGCTCCTGAACTTCGACACGGCGGTGAAACGCGGTCTGCCGGCCATCGAGACGGCCTTCCTCGAGCTGATCCACGCCCTGGCCTCGAAGGGGCGCGGCGGCTGGCCCGATTTTTTAGGTGAGCTACCCGGGGCGTGA
- a CDS encoding DUF1858 domain-containing protein, with translation MAEKITRDMTLAELIGRSPRLAEAIKRITGSDCAGCPAAGDETVELYAILHGLDPEDLLRELNAVEP, from the coding sequence ATGGCGGAAAAAATCACCCGGGACATGACGCTGGCCGAGTTGATCGGCCGATCCCCGCGGCTGGCCGAGGCGATCAAGCGGATAACCGGGTCCGACTGCGCCGGTTGTCCCGCCGCCGGGGACGAAACCGTGGAGCTCTACGCCATCCTCCACGGGCTCGATCCGGAAGACCTTTTACGCGAGCTGAACGCCGTCGAGCCGTAG